The bacterium genome contains a region encoding:
- a CDS encoding lamin tail domain-containing protein, protein MHIKHLIKKICIFFLLLYLCAPELLSAQTDSVTITEVMFNPNSTNNEFVEIYNYGSTPIDLTGWRLYDYQDVDTLKDFGQGLILAPKQFAVIF, encoded by the coding sequence ATGCACATAAAACATCTCATCAAGAAAATCTGCATATTTTTTTTACTGCTGTACCTGTGCGCGCCAGAATTGCTTTCGGCACAGACGGACAGCGTGACGATCACGGAGGTAATGTTCAATCCAAACTCTACAAACAACGAGTTTGTAGAGATTTATAATTACGGTTCCACTCCCATTGACTTGACGGGTTGGAGACTCTATGATTATCAGGACGTTGATACGTTGAAAGATTTCGGGCAAGGGTTAATTCTTGCTCCAAAACAATTTGCGGTAATTTTTTGA
- a CDS encoding winged helix-turn-helix transcriptional regulator, producing the protein MKNMSDETLDLMAGRFKILSEPMRLKILHSLHDHEMNVQQIVEVTGANQANVSKHLGLMFDAGILKRRKEGLNSFYSIADESIFKLCDLVCGGIEKNLRKSLSSLKY; encoded by the coding sequence ATGAAAAATATGTCAGACGAAACGCTGGATCTTATGGCAGGACGGTTTAAGATATTGTCGGAGCCCATGCGCCTTAAAATTCTGCACAGTCTTCATGATCATGAAATGAACGTACAGCAGATTGTCGAAGTAACGGGGGCGAACCAAGCCAATGTTTCAAAACATCTGGGTTTAATGTTTGACGCCGGGATATTGAAACGCCGAAAAGAAGGCTTAAATAGCTTTTACAGCATTGCGGATGAATCAATCTTTAAGTTATGTGATCTCGTGTGTGGAGGTATCGAGAAAAATCTAAGAAAAAGTCTCAGTTCATTAAAATATTGA
- a CDS encoding TolC family protein: MKYSFFFIISYVTMSASVFAWSIGGTELSLSDALKRAEEQNFDLRLMDTEVEISSADLNKTYSLFLPQITLSETYVATNDPLNVFGIKLKQEVVSTNDFNPLLLNDPKTIKNYTTKIEVQQPLINLDGLLGRGAASAGLKANQEKRKRTIEYIHFQVKKSYFELVLAQASLKVIDQSLGAVKAYRDQAKNYYDQGLIHRSDLLMAEVQLLDVESKKIEAANQLKDATERLLFLMGIREPIDITPSDTLNLPSSETANLNISTATENRSDIRAMRYGIAAMEKMHAMNLYKLAPTINAFGSYEMNENKLFGSKGKNWMAGVMLKWEIFKGWDNFGAIQKSSAQLRNAKINYDKTLQNNRTETAAAMRKLVVMQKKTELSKESVQQAGESLRIISDRYAKGLEKTSDLLMAEATLSNARLNHLQALFGYNVSIFFLDFLLEGKN, encoded by the coding sequence ATGAAATACAGTTTCTTTTTCATCATAAGCTATGTAACCATGTCGGCAAGTGTATTTGCCTGGTCGATTGGTGGAACAGAATTGAGCCTTTCGGATGCCCTGAAAAGGGCTGAAGAACAGAATTTTGACCTTCGTCTGATGGATACTGAAGTTGAAATTTCCAGCGCCGATTTAAATAAGACCTATTCGCTCTTTCTGCCGCAAATTACGCTATCCGAAACATATGTTGCGACAAACGATCCGCTAAATGTTTTCGGTATCAAACTCAAACAGGAAGTGGTTTCTACCAACGATTTTAACCCCCTGTTGTTAAATGATCCCAAGACTATTAAGAATTATACAACCAAAATTGAAGTCCAACAGCCTTTGATCAACCTTGACGGCCTTTTGGGTCGAGGCGCTGCTTCGGCAGGTCTTAAAGCAAATCAAGAAAAAAGAAAAAGAACGATCGAATATATTCATTTTCAGGTAAAGAAAAGCTATTTCGAGCTCGTGTTGGCACAGGCTAGCCTCAAAGTAATTGACCAATCGCTCGGGGCGGTTAAGGCGTACCGTGATCAGGCAAAGAACTATTACGATCAGGGTCTTATTCATCGTTCGGATTTACTGATGGCTGAAGTTCAGCTCCTGGATGTTGAAAGTAAGAAAATCGAAGCCGCTAATCAGTTGAAAGATGCTACAGAGCGTTTATTATTTCTGATGGGAATACGCGAACCGATAGACATCACGCCATCGGACACGTTGAACTTGCCCTCAAGCGAAACGGCGAATTTAAATATTTCGACTGCCACTGAAAATCGTTCGGATATAAGGGCCATGCGATATGGTATTGCCGCTATGGAAAAAATGCATGCTATGAATCTCTACAAGCTGGCGCCCACGATCAATGCGTTTGGAAGCTACGAAATGAATGAAAACAAATTATTTGGCAGCAAAGGCAAAAACTGGATGGCCGGCGTCATGTTAAAGTGGGAGATATTCAAGGGATGGGATAACTTCGGCGCAATACAAAAAAGTTCCGCTCAATTGCGCAATGCAAAAATTAACTACGACAAGACCCTTCAAAATAACCGAACTGAAACGGCGGCGGCAATGCGTAAACTGGTTGTCATGCAAAAGAAGACGGAGCTGTCAAAAGAATCTGTACAACAGGCCGGCGAAAGCCTGCGTATCATCTCAGATCGTTATGCCAAAGGATTGGAAAAGACATCCGATCTACTTATGGCTGAAGCAACCCTATCCAACGCAAGGCTCAATCATTTACAGGCGCTGTTTGGCTATAACGTCAGCATCTTTTTCCTGGATTTTCTATTGGAA